TTCAATTTTTTAATAACATGGTAGCTCAGAGGCACTCAATaaattttatcagttttttaaattgtgtaCTTGGGTCATCAGAGGGTTAATAGCATTATATTATCTATAAGAAAATAGTCAATTCTTCAATTTTCTGTTGCTCTGAAAATTATCAACAGTTCTAAAAGATATGAAATGAAGTCCCATATTTGTATTAGTTTCATTGCTACTGTATTATTAGCAAATTGTGTTcaggtgaaaataaaaccagGATCAACACCAAATCAGTTGTTTCTTGGCCCAAAGTGATTCTGTCTATTCCTACCTGTGGTATTATATTAAACAttgcacatgcattattttaaagATTCTAATCATTCAGCATTATGCAGCTCCTCCTTTTCATGCAGACACAGAAGATAAACATACCTAGGAGCGTCATCTGTGGGCTGGACCTCAGAGTCATCAGCATCTCCTTCACCTTTGGCTctttacaaacaaacagaactgtTGGACCGATTAACAGTGGCGCCATGTTGCAATAAATGCTGTCTTTCAAGAAGGACCGCATCACCTGAAAATGAGTATGATTAAAGATTAGATCAACCTTTAATGATCTTATGGGTGAAATTAGGTAGCTgtaggatgatgatgatgtgcgGTTTGTTTCACAGCCTGCATCTTATTTATGATGACAGAATTAGTGAGATTAACACAGGTGTTTGCCAAAAGATTAGAATTTCAACCATTGACAAGTAAATTGTGTGAAATATCAATATCAGCAACAGGTTAAATGTTACTGTCCAATCACATAAATACCAATAAGACAGTTTAGCATTACCTGGTTGGGGAAGAACTTGACAGTGATGCCATGTTTATGGAGTCTGTATTTGAGATTCATCATGTCTTCAGAATTGCTGGCATTGTTCTGCACCACAGCGATTATCTTATTCTCCTGGAACAACTTCTTCAAATTCCTCTTGATAAGTACCGTCAAAGCATTATCCTGATGAAATAATGGAAAAGTGCTTGTCTCACAGTGACATGCAACAGAAATGGATTTCAGCGGGACAACAGCTCACTAACAGTGCTGTACGAATGATGTTACCTCCTGAACTTGTTCGGCTGGAGGTGGATAAGCGCCCGGAGGAGCCACCCTTGGAGGGGGGATGTACCGTGTAACAGCCATGAGCTTCTGTCTGAGGAAGTGTACCGGTTTCCTGTGGCGAGTCACAGCTTTGGAGCCGTGTCGGACACTCTGGGTCAGAGGAAGCCACCCTGAAAGGACACAAAATCTGAtaaacacctggaaacacacgTCTCACCTGACTACTGTGCTAAACACCGGCTAATTTGTTAACACCGGCTAACTGAGCAGCACTCCTAAATAGCAGTTTAATAGAAACTGACACCTAACATGAGCTAATACCAGAAAAACGAGGACAAAACCCAAATATACTCCAAACAAAAAGTTACGATTACAAATACAATATTGACTCTACTTTACCCTGTTTCGGTAGTAATTTCACACACAAGGTCGCCGCCATCTTCGACAGGAAAACGTAATTCAGGAAATGACGACATATAAATGCTGCATTCATGGGCACCATTCAGGTATTAAGAAAATTTTAGCCAAATATGTAgatattgttttttcttttgggatAATTTTAGCAATTACCTATCTATTGTATGCACACTGGGAAtttgtaaaatacagtatattttatttcattgcaACAGTGCGATACAACAAAGGGTTACGGCTTTTCCCACTCTCTAGCTCGTAATAACAGATATGGCATGAACGCAGCATCATCGCTTTTTggattattttgtgtttgaattATATCTGCTCTCCACACAGCCCGTTTCTATATTTAACCAAAGCCCATGTATAAGCATATTATTtcaagaaaaatgtccaaaccGATGTTAAACGTATGCATTTGGTACAATTACAAAACACTCCGCACGTTTGCATAATATTTTACGTAAAGGAGGATGCGTGGTTACGTGAGCGTCAGGCTGACAAACATGAGGCGCATACTCAGTACGAGTATATTGAGTTATATCAGTTTATTAGAGAGAAATCTTCCCTCTCGTGCCTCTCTGACACTGGGTCAACAAAGCGTTTTTGCACAGCGTTTCTGTAGGAAAGTAACGACTGACAGCTCTAGCATGGACCTGAGTGACATGAGGAAGAAATACAAAGGAGATGAGGAGGTGAGTAGTCTGTGTCATAAGGTAGGGAACACTGAAATACTACTTAAATCTAGTGACCTGTCTGTGTGACTGCAAGGTTATGGTGATCTGTGCTTGTGAGCCAGACGTTTTATGCGCATGTCCCGCATTTTATGTATCGATTAGTTTATATAGAACATGTGCTACAGCTGCAGAAAGCAGCAATCTGTGTGTTCATGCCCTCCAGATGTGTGGCCCGAACAcctaataaaaatattaaaacagataaagCTGTAATGTACATATTTGATTCAATTTGATTCAAAGTGGAAAAAAGTAACTACAACCTCAGATCCAAAGCAGACTtcaaaatccaccatgaaccaggaaacacaagctgaagctgTTGGATTGCCCcccactgaaaatctgtgggtACACTTTAAACCAGCTGCAAGGAACAATGGGGAAAAACTCCTTAATCAAGAATAGAAAAGCTCCTAGCTGTTCTGAACTGTAATATCTGCCAAAGGGAGGAAGTGCTGGTGTAGCACAGTACCCAAGCTTTCACATACATAAGTTATTCAGTGAGTCGTTCAAGGTCTGCACTAGGTTTTCTGTAATAGTAACAGTGTCTGTTTCCCATTATGTTCACATATGATTGGTTATTTTTGTTCACAGTGCTTTGAAGAGAGTCAACTTGTGTCACTGGACCCAATCAAGCAGTTTGGAAACTGGTTTGATGAAGCCACAAAGTGCCCTGAAATCGGAGAGGCCAATGCTATGTGCATCGCCACTGCCACAAAGTAGGTAtaatgctgtgaaaaaaaaagaaggaaaaaagctTGAATTTCTTCCACAGTCTTTCTCAGCCCTACTATCAGTCTTATCTCTGTCTGTACAGGGACGGACGCCCATCTGCTCGTATGGTCCTCCTGAAAGGTTACAGCGACGAAGGTTTCCGTTTCTTCACAAACTACGAGAGCAGAAAGGGCTCTGAGCTGGTAACtagtctctttttctctgtgactgTCTTTCTGCAGTGTCATGTGTTAGTTATTACAGCCCAGCCTGTGCAGCTCAAGTAGAAGGATGTTGCAGTTTCACAATGATCGTCTTTTAGTCACCTGTTAGTAGAATCTggtattttttacttttttaatgcCGGCCCTACTCATCTGTCTTTTGTCCACAGGAGAGCAATCCATACGCATGTCTGGTCTTCTACTGGGAACCTCTAAACAGACAGGTACAGCAACTTTCAGGTTCCTATCTATTTCTGtcttattaataatattttaatggGTTTTTTTCTCCATAGTGAATGTCTGCTAAATTCATTTTAATCTTCAGATTCGCATTGAGGGTGCTGTGGAGCGGATCCCTTTCCAGAGCTCCTGTGATTATTTCCACTCTCGACCAAAGAGCAGCCAGATCGGGGCTGTTGTGAGTCGACAGAGCACTCCTGTTCCCAACAGAGATGTAAGAACCAGAACTGTGCTACAGTATCTCATGTAGGTAATTCACAAATGTTGAAGGCTCAATTTTCACTGTGTCGTTTCTTTCAGTATCTAAGGCAGAAGAATGCCGAGCTGGAGGAGAAGTATAAGGACACGCAGGTGCCTATGCCTGACTACTGGTAAGCATGACTTTTTCTTCCCCatctgctggctgcagcttcacattAACGCTACAGACCTGAGAGTTGAGGTGTCAGCCTTCTCATCCTGTTCTCaccaagaaagaaaataagtatAATTCCCAAAAGATAGAGATTTTTATAGCAAGTCTTTTTTTATGATGCTCTAACTGTCCTGACCAGGGGCGGCTACATCGTCAAGCCTTATTTGATCGAGTTCTGGCAGGGCCAGACCAACAGACTTCACGACCGCATCGTCTTCACCAAACCGAAGGACGGAGAGTCCGAGCTGGGAGAGTTTCAGCACGCTGCAGAGGGAGGCTGGGTGTACCAGCGACTGTCTCCATGAGAAGCACCTGTCATATACAGGAAGGCACTGAAACTTCATCTAGAGTACGACTTTAtcattgatgaaaaaaaagaatcaccATCTTTACCTCACTTGAAGTAACAGTTCATCTGTACAATAGGTACTGATGGAAACCATTGATGTTGATTAAATAGGTGCTGCTGTGTGTAGGATTTATCAACAAGCCAAACGTCATTGTGTCGTCTTTGAACCTAACCGTGAGATGTCAGTACATATTTCCAGTGAAGAGAGGTGTGACGCAACCTGACTACAACTTAACACTTTCACTGCATtatgaaatgaaacaggaagtgcaCTGACTGATTCAGGAGAGCAAACTCCAGCTGGTTTTGTTAAATAATGATTGACAGTTATGTTGTTATTTACCAGGGTTGATGTCAACCTTTAGTACCAGGAAACTGTCTTAATTCTCTAAAAGCACAATCTGTACCACTGACTCGCCACCTATCACCATCATGTCCTCTGTTTATGTAACTTTATTTGGTTCATTTTCAGTATTGAAATAattggtaacactttatattattaataatcCCCAGGAAAGTTTAATAGAAATACagtttgtaattttgtgctatTTATAGGAAAACAAAGAGTTTATAAGCAGTGTCTTTGAAAGAAATAATCTATTTCAACCAATTACTTACACTCAGGGGCCACTTTGTTAGGTTACCTTTAATTCAATCCAATGCAGTTCTGCTATACAGTCTACTTTTATAATGCTTAAAGTTTTTTGACATCATCATGAAGGTGTTAATTCTGTTATATGTTTTAGCTTTGAGGtcaggtgtttctaatattctgccCCTCTCGTGCTGTATGTAAATAGGGAGGACAAAATTAGGgaaacacatttctgacagtGTTGTCAAAAACCCAAACATTATAAATTTCATAAAGGTAGAATTTAATAAAATGGCCCCTGAGTGTATTCATCCTTGAAATTCTGTATTCTACATGTTTGTTAAGTTGTATGTTTGTAGACAAAAACTCACATTTTTGCATGTTCAACTAACCTGCTGAACACTTTACTAAAGATTTTATTAGGCTATATTAGCAATTAATCAGAAGTGAAATGACACTGtctcattttccttttaatttgtACCAAATGTTATTGTCATTTGCAGGAATCTTCCTATGAATTTACAGTTACACGTTGGTTTCTTTCCaggaaattaaaggaaaagaaggGATCCATAAAATAAGCTGTTACCAAATAATTCATGTAGCCTTCACAGCTGACGTAAATTAATCATGAACTGATTGTAACAGCCTAATTGATCCAACTGCCTTTTAATAATGAGATTAAAAGAGCTGATGATGTTATTTGTGCCAATTACCATGTGTGTTACGTAAAGTATGTCTTGTACTACGTGAGAATGAgattgttgtttattgtttactgatgaagaaaatgttttagttttttgacTTGAATTAACTGTGGAATATAGCCAGTAATAAAAGTTTAATTAAGGACTAAGTGCATTTTGTGGCCAGCAGATGTCAGCAGTGCGACACATGCAAagttcaacaaaacaaacacaagaggaaaTGTTCTCGTGCATTAGCAGCTGGAAAAAGGTTTTTTGTGAATTACTAGAGTGTGACTGCAGAGTCAGTCTGTGAACTGACATAAAGAACAAACGCTGTATTACAAACTGTAGGAGCACACTATGTGGTATCAAATGTCAGTGTCTGCTTACAATCACCATGTCAACACAGGCTCAGGTGAAATAACTAACTTGGCTGTGCAACCTAAAAGACTGATGCCGCTAAGATTAGCACACTTAAATCATTGACCTGCATGTTAATAAAATAGTTGTGAGAGAACTCTTTCATATTAACACATCttgatatatttattaaaaacaaaatacaattaTTTTTCCTTAAAGATTCCAGAAAAGATCATATAAACAgtatctttttaaattttactttaTCTGCAGTGTATCAACAACATCTCAGACACAGTCATTACGATCAAGTTTCTATTTGCTTTggtcataaaaatgtaataaaaatttACTGCACTTTGGTTGCATAGCGTCTTCACTTGTTTATCGATTGaacaaaagtttgttttttttttttcaaaaaaaaggAGGCTTAATTCCAAACAAATAtccataataataaaaaataaaaacttaaattacAATAATGTTGCTTTTCAATCAGGAGGATGAAGATGCATGAGGTTAGGcagagtctttttttctttttttcttttttttttaacttttccttCATGTCAGTGAtcatatataaagatatataaCAACAGTGCAAGCACAAGAAAGTTATTGAGAGATTTTTGGAGTAaaacctataaaaaaaaaaaatgtttcctgtaCTTGGTTCAGCCTCCACTCTGTTCTGTGGATGTCTAATGGCTGGCTGCTGATACCAGTTGTTTGTACAGGTGTGTGTCCATTGGTTACAGTATCTGCCTGGGTGTGGTGCATGGTAACAAGTGTTTATCCACATTGCATGCTGCACATGTAGTGCAACAtgattgtgtttgcatgtatttcAGCTATTGTCGAAGCCTCCATAAGTGTGACACTGACATATGACACATTTGCGATCAAGTATGTGCATTTTGGTGTGTATTTCTGGGAGCATGCGTGCTATTTGTCAGTCTTGTTTTTATGGTTCTCATCACTGAGGTTGTGCTCTGCAAACAGACTTGGGTTCTCGGCCAGCGTGGCACGgaccttcttcttctccttgaAGCGGCCGGAGTGGGAGACCTTGACGTGGCGACCCTTGGTGGCAGATTTATCCACAATCTTCTCCAGTCTGGCATTGAACTGGCTGTCCATATGGTCTGGAGGGGGATTATTGCTCGAGTGCTCTTTGTTCCCAGTGTTGCTGCCATACTCAGCTGGGATCTCATACAGCACTTTAGATTCTGATTTCTTCTTGCGCAAGAAGGTCAGCTTCCACCAGCTGGGGTCAGCCATGGCACCGACAGACACTGCAGGACTGACCTGAGGGGCACAGAGCACATAGACAGACAGTCAGTAACAATGTTTTTATCTACACCTGgtattaacattttatttgtctgagCAGGTTCCTCCTCGGCTTGCACTTTTATTGTGCCAATACATTTCAGACACTGTGTCCTTGAAACATGTTGGGACAATAAAATTTATTGAAGGGATTATGTC
Above is a window of Lates calcarifer isolate ASB-BC8 linkage group LG23, TLL_Latcal_v3, whole genome shotgun sequence DNA encoding:
- the mrpl10 gene encoding 39S ribosomal protein L10, mitochondrial, with amino-acid sequence MVPMNAAFICRHFLNYVFLSKMAATLCVKLLPKQGWLPLTQSVRHGSKAVTRHRKPVHFLRQKLMAVTRYIPPPRVAPPGAYPPPAEQVQEDNALTVLIKRNLKKLFQENKIIAVVQNNASNSEDMMNLKYRLHKHGITVKFFPNQVMRSFLKDSIYCNMAPLLIGPTVLFVCKEPKVKEMLMTLRSSPQMTLLGACIDNTLLSAEGVVAYSKLPSMTVVQGQLVSGLTMLTSRTAHMLQHHPAHLSALLQQYVKQQSPDNSAEGAPKAEEAT
- the pnpo gene encoding pyridoxine-5'-phosphate oxidase, with translation MRGYVSVRLTNMRRILSTSILSYISLLERNLPSRASLTLGQQSVFAQRFCRKVTTDSSSMDLSDMRKKYKGDEECFEESQLVSLDPIKQFGNWFDEATKCPEIGEANAMCIATATKDGRPSARMVLLKGYSDEGFRFFTNYESRKGSELESNPYACLVFYWEPLNRQIRIEGAVERIPFQSSCDYFHSRPKSSQIGAVVSRQSTPVPNRDYLRQKNAELEEKYKDTQVPMPDYWGGYIVKPYLIEFWQGQTNRLHDRIVFTKPKDGESELGEFQHAAEGGWVYQRLSP
- the prr15lb gene encoding proline-rich protein 15-like protein B, encoding MADPSWWKLTFLRKKKSESKVLYEIPAEYGSNTGNKEHSSNNPPPDHMDSQFNARLEKIVDKSATKGRHVKVSHSGRFKEKKKVRATLAENPSLFAEHNLSDENHKNKTDK